The Mucilaginibacter defluvii genome contains the following window.
TTTGAGCAGTAGCATTAACTACAAAGCAGTCAACATTTTCAAACTTATGGTCCGGGAGTCGGGATAGACGATAATTTAGTTTTTTGTACCCGTACTGAATTAAGCTATATGTTTTAAGTTTTACCTCTTCTTTCGATTCCAGGTCTGTAATATGGGTTACGGAGTCTCCGTTCACCTTGCTGATTTTTTCTCCATTGAAAAACATAGTCTGAGGCATATAGGTCTTTGACAACATACACTGAACATATTTCTCTCCCGTTTTTAGCTTATAATGAACTGTTTCTACTGAGCCATTTGGTTCGATAACTAAGTAACTGATTTCGGCTGAATTTATCTTTGATATCTGGAGTTCACCTCCACAAAAGACCAGTGAAGAGTCTACAATCTGACTTGCAGTTAATTTGTCTTGCTTTTGGGCAAACAAATATGTGGGTAGCAAATAAATAAAAGCTATTAATATAGTCTTGTCATTCATGTATTTATAATTCGCCTTTTAATCTGAATGTAGTGAACATGATGACACTCGAGAAAATGCCTTATATGCTAAATAATAAAAATAATTACTTGTGCAATGTTAATAAGATCAAGTTTCAGTTATTAATGGTCGAGTGTTCACTTTCCATCTTTCCAATTACAAAAGTACCGATTGCCTGCCAATTAAAAGTTAATGCACCGTCATTTACAAATAGCCGCCTAAACGCTTACCTTTGTGCCGGTTTGATACGTTTACTCGCCATATTATTTTTTATAACGATGCTGTGCGGCTCTGCTGCGGCACAGACGGACAGCGCCGAAACAGAATATACGCCGGAACCTGATACAACTTATTACCAGGCGCCAAGGCAATACCATATGCTCGACTCCGTAGCGTATGCTGCCAAACTACAGGAGCAAGCCGTGTCAGACTCGCTGGCCATGCTCTTCATCAAAACACCTGACCCGGAGCGCCCCAACCAGTTTGTTGAACAAATGCTGGACAAGTATTTATATAAAGGCTATGGTTTTTACGACATCAAACCAACTTCAAAAGCCACCGCAGGCACCGGTATTGGCCGTGCGGTACGCGGCCGGTGGGTGATCGGTGTGGTGGTTGCCCTGCTTTTATACTCGGGCATATTAAGGTTAACCATAGGCCGCGATGTGGACAACATCCTGCGTTCCGCATTTAAAATGCAGCTTTTTTCGCAAACCGACGAAGGCACCCCTATTACCTTCTGGACATTCGCAGGCCTGCTCGTTTTGCTTGGTTTTACGTTTGGCTTGTTCCTTTATCAACTATCCGTTTATTACCAGGTATATTATGAGCTTGCGGGCATGGCCTTATATTTATCTATATCGCTCGCAGTATTGCTGCTTTTTGCTTTTAAAATACTGCTGTTAAAGTTTATAGGCTGGGTGTTTGTAATAAAGGAAATTACCGAACGTTACATTACAATTTTATGCCTCACTTACTTCACGGTGGCCATTTTGTTTTTGCCGGTGGTGGTTTGTTTAACATTAATTAATCCGCAGTTAACACAAATAGTATTATTAATTGCGTTAATGATGGCCGGCATAATTTTAATTTGGCTATACCTGCGTAACAGCGTTATTATTATTTCAAGCTTTAAGTTTCCGAAATTTTATTTATTTATCTATCTTTGTGCCCTCGAAATTTGCCCTGTTTTAATATTGATAAAGGCACTTAATATATAATATAATTAGTTAGCTATTACGGAGATTGACTTTGGAAGACAGAAAAAAAAGGGTTAAAAGTATTTTGGTAACCTTGCCAAAACCCGAAAATGATAAAAACCCATACGCGGAACTGGCTAAAAAGCTAAATCTGAAAATAGATTTCAGGTCTTTTATCCACGTGGAAGGCGTACCTGCGAAAGATTTTCGTAAAGAGAAAATTAACCTGGCGGATTTTACCGCGGTTATTTTCACGAGCCGCAATTCAGCCGATCACTTTTTCCGTATATGCGAAGAGATGCGTTTTGAGGTACCGGTAGATATGAAGTATTTCTGTTTGTCTGAGACTATCGCGCTTTACCTTCAA
Protein-coding sequences here:
- a CDS encoding DUF4271 domain-containing protein, encoding MLCGSAAAQTDSAETEYTPEPDTTYYQAPRQYHMLDSVAYAAKLQEQAVSDSLAMLFIKTPDPERPNQFVEQMLDKYLYKGYGFYDIKPTSKATAGTGIGRAVRGRWVIGVVVALLLYSGILRLTIGRDVDNILRSAFKMQLFSQTDEGTPITFWTFAGLLVLLGFTFGLFLYQLSVYYQVYYELAGMALYLSISLAVLLLFAFKILLLKFIGWVFVIKEITERYITILCLTYFTVAILFLPVVVCLTLINPQLTQIVLLIALMMAGIILIWLYLRNSVIIISSFKFPKFYLFIYLCALEICPVLILIKALNI